The Panthera tigris isolate Pti1 chromosome A1, P.tigris_Pti1_mat1.1, whole genome shotgun sequence region acataatgattcaatatttgtatatattgtgaaatgatcaccacagtaagtttagttaacatctgtcaccatagtgagtagttaccattttttttcttgtgatgagaactttaacgtttatttttcttgtgatgagaactttaacATTGCTTTacggcaactttcaaatatgccatATAGCATTAACTATagtccccatgctgtacatttcATCCCCAAGACTTACTTTAACTTTTGACCTCTAACACTTATGTCAGCCACCCCCTCTTCTCATCCCCCCTCATTTCTCACCTCTGCCTCTAGCAACCAGCAATCTGTTGTTTATATGTATGAgcttgggattttgtttttatgattccacatgtaagtgagatcatatagtatttgcttttctcttacttatttgacttagcataatgcccttgggAACTATCCATGTtatcacagatggcaagatttcattcttttttatggctatattttattgtatatatgtgtgtatctttgTGTGCATACTCGTGCATCACttatctttattcatccatcttgACAGTTTCCATAGCttagctattgttaataatgctgcagtgaacacagggaTGCACGTATTCTTTTGaattaagtgttttcattttctttggatagatacccagaagtggaattgctagattgtatggcagttttgtttttaattttttgaggaacctccatactgaaGTAGCTGCACCAAcgtacattcctaccaacaacgcacaaaggttcccatttctccaaatccttgcgaacacttgttatttcttgtccttttgataatagcctttctgacaggtatgagataatatcccattgtttttgacttgcatttccctgataattagtggtgttgaacaccttttcatgtacctgttggccatctgtcattggaaaaatgttcagattctctgccctttttggatttttttttaaactattcagctgtatgagtttttaatatattttgaatattaatccctTCTCAGgtagattgcctttttattttgttaacttcctttgctgtgcataagctttttggtttgatgtagtcccacttgttttgttttgcttttgttgactttgtttttggtgtcaaaaccaaaaatcatcaccaagaccaatgtcaaggagcttaccacttgtattttcttctaggtgtttatggtttccagtcttacatgcaagtttttaatccatttgtgttgatttttgtataaggtgtaaGATAGTGGTACAGTTtgtcttttgcatgtggctgtccagttttcccaacaccatttattaaagagactattctTGACTATGAGGGTCTTGTCAAAAGAACTTAAGAGCCAATAGGAAGAGTTTCCACAGGTCAAAAAtagaacaatttgagcatcaTTAAGAACTACAATGAATTGAaacacagaagttaaaaaaaatctatgagctcaactgggtgttgtatggaaaccaaattgacaataaattatattaaaacacgcacgcgcacgcgcacacacacacacacacaaatccatgAGCTCacactgggtgcctgggtgtctcagtcgattgagcatctgtcttggttttggctcaggtcaagatctcacgatttcatgagtttgagccctgcactgggctctgtgctgagcgtgccgagcccgcttgggattctctctcttcccctcccccactcacgctgtctctctctctctcaatacataaaaaaaatattaaaaatctgtgAGCTCACAGTGACCCCTAAGAAACCTCATTGGTTTAACCTTTGATTAATATTACAAAACCAACTCATTATAAAAGCAGTACATGAAGAATCCTTTTCTGTATGAACTGTACCTCAGGGTAACTAGGTACTTATGAGGGAAAGTTTTTCTCTACAGAGGTATTCCAagtaaaaagtgaagaaaagacaaGTATTAATGAAATTAGAGATGTAGGCAATGATCATTAGCGGCTGCTAACATCACAAATGAGCCAAGTAGAATTATGTACCATCGGATGGATGTATATACCAACTGCTCTCATCAAGAAACTGAacttgggggcatctgggtggctcagttaagcatccgattcttgatttcagctcatcacaatcttatggtttgtgagtttgatccccctgtcgggctctgctgtagacagtgcagggcctgtttgggattctctctgcccatccccttctTGTGCACGCGCAAGTGCTCACTCTctcaacccttttttttttaaatttattttagagtgagagagctggggaggggcatagagggggacagagtattcaaagtgggctccacgaTGATAGCAgcaagaccatgatctgagcttaaGTTGAATGTtgaacccacagagccacccagttgccccaaattttttttttttaagtaaaatcttaaaaacaagtgGGAAAATTTGGACATCTGTTTGCTATTAAGGAAATgctcacttttaaaaaagtttgtttgagagagaatatgcagggggaggggcatattcagatgcttaaccaactgaggcaccccagGAGTTGCCCTTTTTTATGTGATCATGATATTGTTATATACCGCAAAATAATCCTTTTAGAAAACATTGAAATGTTAGAGTAAAATTCTAAGTGAAACCATCAGTGGGAAAGGCTTCATGGAGAGAGTAAATCAAGGatgtttgagaaataaaaaggcataataTGCACTGGCAAATAGCAAGGTAGACAGGGACTAGGAGGGTAGGACTTGAATTTAAGCTACACCAGGAAGGTAGAGGCAGTTGCCATTTAGGAAAGCTATGTTTCTTAATCCTCTTTTGGTCAGATTCCttcaaaaaatcagtaaataaatggacttttttttccagaagaattaATAGTcttgcattttatgttttatggacCTCCTGAAATTGCTCATGTGGACTCCCCACTCCCCTGTTGTTCCAAATTTCCACCCTCTGGGACAGGTGCTCTAAGAACCTAAGAGCCTGTGATTTAGatggaactttaaaattttttaaagtaggctccacatgcagcgtggggcttgaattcaagaccctgagattgagagtcccATGCTTcaccactgagccaaccagatgcccttGGGCAGAGCATCTTATTTGCTTGTTTCCTGATCTGAGTTGAAGTTCAGAATTATTGAATGTTGGTTCAACTGCAATGTCCTTTTTAGGGTCAAGATTTCAGTTTCCTGACCTGCTGCAGCAGAAATGGGTTGGTGATTGTGCTTTGTATTAGGTTTAACCATTTCAAATTGCTGATACTCAACTGTTGCTGATCAACTGAAATGGCTTTCAGTGGTTCTTTCTGGGATTGCTAAATTACCTTCATGCTGTACACAGATGTACAGCAAATGTAGGTCACCCTATAGTTTCTTCTATCTGAAGTTTTCACCCATTTTACCATCCTGATAACTagaggacaaaaaagaaatacagcccTTATATGGAGTCAGTTGAAGTGTCTGTGAAACAGTGAAGTGCCTTTGCCTGAATCAGCGTATTTCCAAGGTCTAGGCTGTCTCTTCACTTCTAATCTTCTCATATACCATCTAGAAGaatttgcttttatctttcttGCTATGTAATCTCTAGGTTATATCTAAAATTAAGCCACATCCATAAATTACTTATTGAAAGTGTCTTCATAATGAAGTGTGGAGCACAGCATCTTAGTCTCCCTGGTAATTGATGCATTAATAGACCTAATACATGTGTGGCCTTTCTTTCTACCAGTAATATGTACAGGACTCAAGGAAATCATCAGGTGAATCCAAACAAAGGCTATTCTGTAAATGAAATGGCCAATACTCTTCAAAAATGGCAGTGTCCTAAAAAGATATGGCAAAGTAACTATTCCTAGCTAAAATGAAATGTAACCCCTGACGAATGCCACATGtgatttttgattgctgactaCTCCGGGAAATCACCAAAATGGCAAAGATGTGATTTTAAGTTGGGAAAACTACTTAGAAGAATCCAACTAGTAAATTATACTAAGTGGTAGAAGTGGATAAGGTGGTTCTGGATGTACTTTGATGGTCattaaaatttgacttttttagattagGCAAGAAGCACATTAGGATAATTAAGAAGCACATTTAGGATAATTGGTAAGATCCCTTAGGAAGGGAAACCACAAGTTTCTTTTGGAACCTATCAAGCAGTTGTCACCACAAAAAGGAgactatttgcaaaataaaaaaccttttgtCTTTGAAGGGTTTGCACCATCAGTTTTACTGGTAGGAATTGAAATACTGCTCTAGGTGTTCAATATACAAGGGGTAGCTGAGGCAGTGTCTTTTCAAGCACTGCTTTAACCTGATGCCAAGgataaatctttaataaaaagcCACTAGTTCTTAAGGGGTGCTTTAGAAGTCCTTGAGGGGCTTAGTATCACAATGATTAGGAGACTCCAGAAGCATTCAGTGGGCAAGGGCTGACAAAGGTGCTAAGTATCTTCCAATATGCCATAAAACAATCCTTCACAAAGAATATAATCCCATAAGGTTCCCAAGTATTCGTGTAGCTGAAAACTTGagcctagaatttatttttcaaatgaatccCCAGAAGTGTTTACATGGGTGTTAAGAACACTTAATTTTCCAGGAATGTAGTGGTTGTATAAACAATCTACATTAGAACATCATATTGACTTAAGTATACACGAATTTCACTTCTagataatcacaaaataaaaggaggtaTTACACCTGATGAGGTCTAAGCCCATGTTCTTAACTGACATTCCTTTGGGCATGGTAGAGGGCAGTAATCCATGAAAGGAGGGGGGAGTCTGCTGGAAGACCACTGGTTAGGAAATGAATCTTAACACTAATCAGTTCCTGATGTTATCAAACCACTGAAATCCTAGGGCTTACTATTGGACATGCTTCTTGCAACCTGAAAATAGTAGCCCTAGTTTCGATGCTAGACAAAAAGATTGTTGAATGGCTTTAGGTCAGGGAATTGGGAAATACGATTCATGTCCTTTTCCTGAAGCTAAATCTCAGAACCTCACTTCTCATAAATAGGAGATCAagatgcttttcatttatttttaaaaatccatactgGATCAAAAAAGCAATCAAGGATACAGGTGCCAGACACAGGCCAGAAGGTAGCTAGAAAAGTATGCCTTAGGAAAGTTAGGGAGCCCTACTACTACCTTTTTTAAAGCTGCACTTAACATCTATTTTCCCATTGATCTACCTTCTCCTGCCCTACCTCCCAACATGGCACAGCTGGCTTGCCTTGCAAGGCCTCAGTTGAAGAATCCCTCATACACATAGGCTGGTTTAGCAGTTTCAACTGACTGGAAGGATCTCATCCCCATATGGTCTGAGAGGGCATTCCAGGTTTATGGGTAAGTACCTTCTTTATTGAGATGGTTTCACCTCTTGAAAATATGGCTACTAAAGCACAAAACAGTGTTTTTATAATGATCAATAAATCATCTTCCCCTCCCTTTACATGCAGTTGAAAATTAACTAGGGACAGAGTACTGTGAACTTTGTATGGTTGGAATTCTCATTAAATGATCATTAGCTAATGGTTGCTGAATTTACATATTAAGGAAATTATATATAGAATACTGCAAAAACACAGTAAAAGACTGAAATTTGCCCATTTCTGCTCAGGAAGTTTCTTCACTCCCAAGCGTCATAATTTGACTCCAAAGTTTATTGGTATTACTGTTTCTCCTCCTTTTGATCTTCCTTTTGTTCCCCAGTGCCAGAACTTCCAGAGCCTTCTCGCTCAGATGCCATCTGTTAAGAAAATATTGGAGAGCAACTCATTTAAAGTGGACAGTTTGCTCTTTGATAAACTAAAAAAGGGGGCATATCCTGCCTATTctactctccctcccttcttgtaCTCTATTGATGGTTTCTGTGAGTCCCTCCCTTTGACTGCCATCACCGCCCCCTCCCAAAGCAGAGTCAAGAAAGCCAGAGTATTTCCAACTCCAATATTCCCAGTTCTATAAACGGCCATGTAGAGTGCCACCAGTGACAGTAATTAACAGCAGTTCTATTAAGATGAAGTTAGGCACAAATTCACTCAACAAAATGTCCTTGTACCTTTTTGTATGCCATTTCGAAGAGCTTCAGTGATGCTTGCTGAAGGGAAGATGCTGCCTGCCTTATGTTTTCTCCCGTTTCACTGTCTTTTCGAGCCAGAAGTTCCCTCATTTTGGAAATCTCTTCTTTTAGCTTGttgcacttaaaaacaaaaccaaactctttCTCTGGGTTTCTTATCCCATTTTATGTAGAGTAATactcagaaacattaaaaaacaaatttctatCCTTGACAGAACTCCTCTTTAAAAGTGtatctcaatttccttatttatcaAATGGCCCCAACTGAAGTCTGTgtgaaaaatgtgaataaaaagcCCGAGAAACAAAAACACCACTAGATTCCTATCAAGAttcacacagaaaaacaaacttcATTGACACTGGTGACAATGCCTAACTTCTTGAACTATTTTAAGAGAGGACTCACTTCATCAGCAGGCAACTGGTCCttgaattcttccatttttgtttctgtgtcatGAATGATTCCTTCAGCCATATTAACTGCTTCAACTCGTTCCTAGGAGAAATTATAAATTTAGTATGAAGACTTCCCAACCAACCAGTTAGAACATGCTGATACATAATTACATAATAAAGACAAATTACTGTGGTCTGAAGTAGTCTAGGATGTCTGTAAGTGATTTTATCTTATTGTATAACACAAAAATTTTGATGTGGAAATGAGAGTAAGAAAAGCATTCCACACAAAAGTTAGGAACAAAAAGAGAGCAAGGACAGATTCAAAGACAGACTAGAAAATCAACAATACATGTCCAAACTCCCACTTTCAACTGCAACTCCCAGTTGCAGAGGCAGAAAATAGTTACCTTCTTTCGTCGGTCTTCCTCAGCatacttttctgcatttttaaccaTATTTTCAATATCATCTTTGCTTAACCCACCAGAAGACTGGATCACAACTAGAGTGAAATAAAAGCATCTTGTTACTTCCCAGATAAAAttatctgcctctttctctgtattaagaaaaagaacactccTGGGGCACCTAATgattcagctggttaagcatccgactcttgatttccgatCAGGTCATAATGGAACAATTCATGacctcgagccccatgtcaggctctgcacattggagcttgcactctctcaaataaacttaaaaaacaacaacaaaaccccaccaaaacttaaaaaaaatattcctgttcAGAGTAGCCAATCTTGATGTATGATGATGaagtattatgtatatatattacgaATAAGAGAAATACCGTTGTCCTATAACAAACAGAAGGAAACCAAGGATCTGAAATCCACAAAGACCATTTGTTCTGCCTGCCTACCAAAACTTCAGCAATCCAGAAGCCCAGTGCTTGCCCATTTGTGGTAATAAATACATCTGTTAATGTGAATCTGATGACCAAGGAGAAAAGGGGCAAAAAGGACTCATTGCCTCCCCCAATCCCCCCGAGGCTGGGAGAAAACACATGCACAATCTAGAAGGTCTAGTTCTCAGAGGAACTTCAAGGTCCCTTGTCTCTTAGAGTCTGATAAATAAGAACACTTACTCTGCTGCTCACGTCCTGTGCCCTTATCTTTGGCTGAAACATGTACAATCCCATTGGCATCAATGTCAAATGTAACTTCAATCTGAGGGACTCCACGAGGGGCTGGGGGAATTCCAatctaaaatagagaaatatgCAGCATTAAAAGCTCCTCTCTCAAGAGGTCCGGTGCCCTATTTCCAAACCTATATATACAGTCTCTGGGTAAAGTAACTTGTTCCTGGGAGCAACAAACTatacttaaaatgtataaaaacacacatttataaataagaataGTAGTTTCATTACTACCTGAAAGAACCAGGGCTTAAGCCAGTGAAGTTGGCTACAGCAAGTAACCATAATGACCGTGTATACCTAAGGGACACGCTGAATGAGAGGAAAACTGTCCATCATTGTTCACTAAGAACCAATAAACAATGCTCACTAGGAGCCAATATCAAATGCCTTAAATTAATAATTGGGGAATTTTTCCTAACTAACATTCTATTTCCCTAGCTCTTATATTTACCAACTTCCTAAGGCATCAGGAACAAGCAAAACTTTCAGGAAAAACTGAAGCCATGGGTATCCAGTTGCAAAATTCATCTGTACACCGAACTAAGGTAACACAGACAAGGTCcctgtgttttagttttggtaatgTTATTAAGAATTATAATTTAGTCTAAGTTTATAGAAAAAGCAAAGTACTCAGGATTCCTGATACCTACCAAAGTAAACTGTCCAAGAAGTTTGTTGTCTCCAGCCATCTCTCTCTCACCCTGACACACTTTAATCTCCACTTGAGTCTGACCATCAGCAGCTGTAGAAAACacctaagagagaaaaaaaaaactctgggtTGGCAGTCTGTTTAGGCTACTCCCCTTAGAAAAATGcaagccaaagaaagaaattccCATCTCAACACTTAAGAATCCCATGTTCAGAACAAAGGCTTTTGTTTTTGCAGGGGAATAGGATTAGTACAGCCAAAGAGTATACAGTAGCTATTGTTTCAGCTAAGCAAATGCACTAAACAAAGATGCAGCAGCATTAGCAAAGGCGTCCTCAAAAGGAGCTAAAGAAAATGGGATGTTGAAACATGCTCATTTGAGGAAAGAGGTCAGAGACATGACATGTATTTTATGCTCAGTCACAGGAAGTCACCACATAGTTTTCTTCAGAATGATGTATTGGCAATACATCACTGAACAAATAGCAACAGCCATTAGCTATAACagcttttcagaaaaacaaattggGAAAGTCAGTAAACAATTCAGAATCTAAGACTAGCAAGCCATTGTCCAGATAGCCCTGGCTTGGTATCTCAGCATCTCCATCATTCACCCATAAGACAAGCACCCTCCCCTAATCTTCGCCAGGCCcttctttttattgcctttgagaacagaagaaaacaaggaaattagTCCCAAACGATGAAGCTCCTTTTGGAAAGTTATTTTAATACGGTGAAGGACACCACTGATACCTTCCCTAAAATTACTGCTAGCTAACAGGTAAGGAGAACATATTCAGGaaccaacaaaaaaagagaacaaaaagcaaGATTCTTAGCACCCACATTCACCTAGTATggactcaaaaacaaaaagcaaaatgtcctaggaaaaactaaaaaaagtggGTATAATCATGTCCCTCACAGAACCTATAGTCTCTGTGACAACGGAGGAGTAGGTGACTCTTACCTGGCTTTTCTTGGTTGGAATAGTGGTGTTTCTGTTGATAAGTTTGGTAAAAACACCTCCCAGAGTCTCAATACCCAGAGACAGGGGAGTGACATCCAGGAGCAGCACATCTGTGACATCACCAGCTAACACACCTCCCTGAATGGCAGCTCCAATGGCCACAGCCTCATCAGGATTGACTGCTTTGCTTGGGGCTCGGCCAAAGAGATCTTGTACAGTCTGCTGAACCTAAGCcaccaagaaaaaagaacccGTCACCCACTACCAAGGGCAGCTACCCTTGGGAAGGGTAAAAGAGCACATGTGTCCCAAGACCACAACAAATCTCAGGATAAGCTGCTTCAGATCCAAGAATGTTCACTCACGTTACTATTTCATATTTGAGTTCTTCTTAATGACCTCAGTGTGTCAAATACAGGCAACACTCATATCCTTTACTTGAGCATCAGTCatagccctttttaaaaattttttatttatttttagacagttCAACCAgggtagaggagcagagagagaatctcaagtaggctccatgctcagcgtggagtatgaggcggggctcaatcccacgacactgggatcataacctgagctgtaatcaagagtcagacgcaaaacggactgagccacccatgcgccccattttgtccttttaaatttGAGAAGGAGCTGCTTAACTTTTGTTACTGGGTTTCCTATACAAcatattaaattagaaatacagGCTGCAAGACATCAAGACTTAGATATAGTTCAATTCCCCTTCTACAGATCAACTAAAAACCACCTTAAAAGAGCAGTGCTAATTCAATAATTCAACATTGTTGCTAATGTGAGGCATGTTCTTCTCTCCAGCTTATTTTACTAATGTTAGAAAAAACTGCTACTTAAACAGCATCTGGGGTAATTTGTTAACATAAAGATATTTTCCTGGTCCAAagcctccatttttttctccatgtttacTCTGTGCAGATTTTCCTAAGCCCATGAACTCCAAAGGAAATTACTATTCTATTCAAGCTATACAGCAAAAATGACACCTTCAACAGGTTGTGCTCAGTCATTAGTTTTCCACACACCTATCTTATCAGAATGATGTGTTGATAAATAACATGCATCATCGCACAAATCTCTGTTGAGGTGATGCAGTTAGAAACCCAAAATATTATGCTGTAAACACATGTATCCCAAACTGCATGTAGAGACTAGATAGTACCAAGGTTTTAAGCTATCTCTGATCTCCAACTTTGAGAAATACTTGGTTTATAAAAATATCCCAAGAATGAAGTTCAGGATCTTCCATGCTACCACCCAAAGACATTTTGCCCTTCCTGATCCTTTTTCTGAAACCCTTTTAAAAAGAGGCCACAAAAGACCTCTAGTGAGGGCATAAATTGCGTTCAAAGATCCCTTCAGGTCACTGTGGCAGAAAGGCCATGTACTCATGTTCCTACACAAATCATCTATCCAGAGAAAACATTATGTGCTTGCCCTCTCTGCTTTCCATGCCAAGGATTCCATGGGTCCATACCTTGGGCATCCTAGTCATGCCACCAACAAGAATCACTTCTCCTATGTCACTCTTGCTGACTTCTGCATCTTGCATGGCTTTTTGACATGGGGCAATTGTCCTCTTGATTAGATCCGTAACAATCCCTTCAAATTGAGCCCGGGTCAGCTTCATATTCAAATGCTTGGGTCCAGAAGCATCCATCGTAAGATATGGCAAATTGATGTCGGTCTGCAAAGGTAGCAGGGAAAGCAATACTGGTGACGTTTCTTTattacttcaattaaaataagaCCATACCCTCACGAggaagactttgaaagctatagAGAGAGTAAACCCACTTTGAAGGAATAGCCACAAACACAATGACTCTTTAAGATTCaactcctgctcaggtcatgatctcagagttcaggAGGTCGAGCCCTGCGCCTGGCTctgtgcctgggattctctcactgccccttgcTCATTTACACCACCCctccttttcaaaattaaaaagattcaACCTATGATCTTCCCAGAGGCAAAAATTTTAGAATCTGTTATCAACAATGAAGAATGAAATAGTGGGActgagtcggttaagtatctATGACCCttaactttggctaaggtcatgatctcacagtttgtgggttcgagccccatgctggcctctgcactgacagtgtggagcctgcttgagattctctctgaccctcccttgctcacgctttctctcgctctcaaaataaacttaaaaatgtacacacacaaaaagtaagTCAAAAGCATGCTCTGAACCAAATAACTTGCCTCAAGCCAAGGCTTTCTAAGTTTCAGGAAGATGGTAAGGAAGCTACAGAAATACTAAAGATACCTACACCAGGATTGACTTTACTGCCATCACATTCATGGAAAGCAGCAAACGCTGCTATAGCCATACCATAATAAAGGTATCCTAATAGGGCCTACATTCAGACTACTTAGACTAACCAAACTCCTCACTAAACATGCGGAAACACGTCTCAACGTGGACCCTCAGGAACAAAATTGTACCTCCCCTCCAATTTCATATCAAAGCAAGGCTGAAGCAAGGCTGGCAGGAAACAGACTGAAAGGGAGCAAACCCATTACCATCTCTCATCAGGTAAACTACTTTTGGCatttaaatgcttaataaatagtgAACGAGTTAACACATCTTTTGTAGGAACAGTGCTACTGAGTATTGCTTTAAAGAACACCATCcatcacttctcagccttttggctaagatcaagtgtaaagaACACCACTGacgatttccttctttctttgcaacattattaataaactaaatcaaaaacaattaaattagcTAAACTAATGCAatccagggggtgcctggatggctcagttggttaagcatctgacttcaggtcaggtcatggtctcagcgttcatgagttccagccccacatcgggtgagctagAGCCCTGcttcgggattctctctctctctgcccctcactcacttgtgctttctcaaaacaaaaaaaacaaccaagcaaACTTTAAACCAATGAaatccaacagaactttctgtggcaatggaaatgttctgtatttgtgCTGTTCAATTTAGCAGCCACTAGCCACGTATGGCTCAGCATTTGAAATACGGGCAATACAACTGAGgaatgcaattttaaatttttatttaattgtaaaagCCCACACACGGACATTGTATCAATGCAATTCTATATGCTGTATGGTAATGACAATCTGAACAATTCCAGGACTCTCAATCCTCAAAACCCAGTTTGTCACTAAGCTTTGTCGCTTCTCAAATTCAACACTACCTCTATTTCACTCCAGTCCAAGTCCTTCCTCTCACCACCACCTGACCATGTGCTACAGCCTCCCAATGTTCTCCCACTTCCACTCAGGCTACCTCTGCTACAGGACCCCTCCTGACCCCAAACAAATTTCCACTCCACCTCTGCCAGAGCACTTTTCACAGACCCATATCTGGCCATGTTACTGCCCTTAATTTAGGTTTTCactagggtgtctgggtggctcagtaggcggatcatacgactcttgatcttggggttgtgggtttgagccccacgttggatgtaggcactacttaaaaaaagaaaaaaaaaaagttttcactgGTTTATATTCCCTCTTCTCAGAATAGACCCAGATCCCAAATCTATCAAGCCTCTACCCTCAGGTTCTGCAGTTACCCTGCCTATCTGCTCTTCGAACACACTAGCCTTTTCTCAGAGCCTCATACTTACTTGTCCTA contains the following coding sequences:
- the HSPA9 gene encoding stress-70 protein, mitochondrial isoform X3, which produces MISASRAAAARLVGAAVSRGPTAARHKDGWNGLSHEAFRIVSRRDYASEAIKGAVVGIDLGTTNSCVAVMEGKQAKVLENAEGARTTPSVVAFTADGERLVGMPAKRQAVTNPNNTFYATKRLIGRRYDDPEVQKDIKNVPFKIVRASNGDAWVEAHGKLYSPSQIGAFVLMKMKETAENYLGHTAKNAVITVPAYFNDSQRQATKDAGQISGLNVLRVINEPTAAALAYGLDKSEDKIIAVYDLGGGTFDISILEIQKGVFEVKSTNGDTFLGGEDFDQALLRHIVREFKRETGVDLTKDNMALQRVREAAEKAKCELSSSVQTDINLPYLTMDASGPKHLNMKLTRAQFEGIVTDLIKRTIAPCQKAMQDAEVSKSDIGEVILVGGMTRMPKVQQTVQDLFGRAPSKAVNPDEAVAIGAAIQGGVLAGDVTDVLLLDVTPLSLGIETLGGVFTKLINRNTTIPTKKSQVFSTAADGQTQVEIKVCQGEREMAGDNKLLGQFTLIGIPPAPRGVPQIEVTFDIDANGIVHVSAKDKGTGREQQIVIQSSGGLSKDDIENMVKNAEKYAEEDRRKKERVEAVNMAEGIIHDTETKMEEFKDQLPADECNKLKEEISKMRELLARKDSETGENIRQAASSLQQASLKLFEMAYKKMASEREGSGSSGTGEQKEDQKEEKQ